The DNA segment GAGCAGATGGCGCGCCTGAGCCGGCTCGCCTACCGAATCGTGTGGGTGAATCCGAGAAAGGTCGCAGTGGACTACCAGCCGCTCGTCGGCGGCATGGCCGCCGCGCTGCCCTACTGCGACGCCTTCGTGAGCGGGCACAGCTATACAGCGCTGACCGAAGTGGCGGCGGCAATCCGCGCCGACCGCCCATCGCAATCCGAGAGAAACATGAGGCCCAGATAATGCAACTCGACAGTTCCTTCTCCGTCGTCGCCCCCATCGACGCGGTCTGGCAGACCCTCATGGACTTCGAGCGGGTGGCCGGGTGCGTGCCGGGCGCGCAGATCCTCAACAAACTCTCCGACGATGCCTACCAGGTCGGCCTCCAGGTGAAGATGGGCCCGGTGACGATGCAGTACAAGGGCCAGATGACGGTGCTCGAGCGGGACGCGGATGCTCATCGCGCCGTGTTCGAGGGGAAGGCGCAGGAGATCCGCGGCCAGGGCACCGCGCAGGGATCGGCGACATTGACCCTCGTCGAGGTCGACGGGGCGACGCAGGGCACGGTCAGCGCGGACATCTCGCTCTCGGGCAAGGTCGCAGCGATGGGCAAGGGCGTCATCGGTAACGTCACCGACCAGATGATGACCCTGTTCGCAACGAACCTCCAATCGATGGTGGGTGCCCCGGCGGCCTCGGAGGCCCCGGCAGCGTCTGCTATGGCCGCCCCGGGCGAGTCCCCTACTCCCGCACAGCCCGCACAGCCGGCCCCGACAGCCCCGACGGCACCTGCCGCGGGGCCGAGCCTCGACGCGATGTCACTCGCGAAGGGCGTCGTCATGGACCAGCTCAGCAGCCCAGGCAAGCTCATCGGTCTGGTCGTGGCGGTGGCCCTCGTCGCCTACCGGGTCGGCACCTTCGTCTCGACCCGCCGGTGGATCAGGCTGAGCGCCGCGCGGGGGTCCACCCCCGATGCGTGATGTGCTCGGCCCGCTCCTGGCGGGCTGGGGGAGCGGCGGCACCGCGGGCCTTGCCACCGTCGTGCGCACCTTCAACTCCGCTCCCAGGCCAGCCGGAGCGTCGATGCTCGTCACCTCGGAGGGGGAGGCGGTCGGCTCGGTCTCCGGCGGCTGCGTCGAGGCGGCCGTCTACGAGCTCGCCACGGAGGTCGCCGCCGAGGGCCGCCCGCAGCTCGTGCGCTACGGCATCACCGACGACGATGCGTTCGCGGTCGGCCTGACCTGCGGTGGAATCCTCGACGTGTTCGTCGAGCCAATCTCCGCCGCGACGTTCCGCGAGCTCGACTCGGTGCGGCAGGACATCGAGGGCTCCGCACCGGTGGCGGTTGCCACCGTGATCGAGCATCCCGACGAGAGCCGGCTCGGTCGCCACCTGATCATCCGTCCGCACGGGTTCGAGGGCACCCTCGGCTCCGACCGTGCTGACGGTGCCGTCAGCGACGATGCTCAGGGGATGCTCGCGGCCGGCCGGAACAGCATCCTGACCTACGGGCCAGAGGGTGAGCGCCTGGGCGAGGGGATGACCGTCTTCATCAACAGCTTCGCGCCGCGTCCTCGCATGCTCGTGTTTGGGGCGATCGACTTCGCCGCGGCGCTGGCCCGGCTGGGCACCTTCCTCGGCTACCGGGTCACCGTCTGCGACGCCAGGTCGGTGTTCGCCACCGAGAGGAGGTTCCCCGGCGCCGAGGTTGTTGTCGCCTGGCCGCACCGGTACCTCAGCGAACAGATCGCCGACGGCCTTGTCGACGAGCGCACCGTCGTGTGCGTGCTCACGCACGATCCGAAATTCGACGTGCCTCTTCTCAAGGTGGCGCTCACCGGACCGCGGGTCGCCTACATCGGCGCGATGGGGTCCAGGCGAACCCACGACGACCGCCTCGCCCGCCTCCGCGAGGTCGGACTGGGCGACGACGAGCTGTTGCTCCTGCATAGCCCGATCGGCCTCGACCTGGGCTCCAGAACCCCCGAGGAGACAGCCGTCTCCATCGCCGCCGAGATCATCTCACTGCAGTGGGGCGGAAGCGGCACGCCTCTCAGCGCACTCGCCGCCCGCATCCACCACGACGAGGCGGTCGAACCCGCCTAGCCTCGAGATCCTCGCTACTGCACGGGCTTCGCGTACTGCGCGCCGAGAAGGAACAGGTACGGGTCGACTTGCGTGCCGTTGATGCGGATCTCGAGGTGGAGGTGCGGGCCGGTGCTGGCGCCGGTCGTGCCGACGAGCCCAACGACCTGCCCCGCACGCACATGCGCGCCAACGGCGAGAGTCGTCGGGTCTTTCATGTGCATCATCTCGCTCTGCACGCGATCGCGGTAGAGGATGCTGATCGAGTTGCCGACCCAGCCCGCCGAGTTTGGGCTCTTCGCAACGACGACCCCGTCGGCGAGGCTCCGGATCGGCGTGCCCAGAATGCCCGTTTTCGAGTAGTCGGTGCCGTAGTGCATGGTGACGACCCTGGTGATCGGGTGCACCCGCACGCCGAACGACGACGTAATGGGCACGAACGACTCGAACGGCTGGTTGAAGCCGAGCATGGCACCGCTTTTCGAGAGGTCTGTCGTGCACTCGACCAGGTTCTCGATGTTTTCGGTGAGCGCACCGCGCCCGCCAAGGAGCACGAGTCTGGTCGTGCCGAGTTCACGCAGGCTCGTGAGCGTATCCAGCGGCACGCAGTTGCCTGGAACGATGAACAGCGGCGCGGAGTCCCTCGCCGCAAGAGCGGCTCCGGAGAGCGCATCGGGAAAGTCCGTTCCCATGGCGAGGTAGGCGACCGGGGCGGAATCGTAGGTGCCGCGGTTGACTTCGTTCGAGGTGACGTACCGGTCGTCGCCGGAGAGCCGCTTCACGCTTCCGGCACCGAGGATCGCGGTGAACGACGTCTCGATGCCCGTCGAGACGCTCGCGGCGCCGCCGGCGATCGAGACGCTCGTGACTCCAAGACCAGACATTGCCGTCACTGTTGCGGCATCCACCCGGGAGCTGGCGCCGGGAACGAGGAGCACGGGGATGCGGTCCCCGCCGGCGACCGCCGAGGAGGTGAGCGCATCGGGGAACATCTCCCCGGTCGCGACGAATGCCGATGCCACGCTCCCGGCCTTGAACGCACCCATCGTGACGGTTCGCGAGGTCTCGTAGCGGTCCCTGCCCGAGTCGCGCCGGATCTGTGGCGCCAGGAGCGCGAGGGCGTTGTACACCTCGGGGCTAATTGCCGCGGGCCCACCCGCGACGACAATGAGTCGCGGGGCGAGTCGGGTGATTTCCTTCCGCACGCTTTCCGTCAGCACCGTCGGCTGGGTGAGCAGCAGCGGCCCGCCCTGCACCGCCGCGGCGGGCGCAGCGCTCAACGCGTCGGGGAAGTTCTCGCCGGAGGCGATGTAGAGCACGGGCACGCCCGGCGCGTACTTCCCCGACACCGAGACCGATGTCGCGTATCGATCGCCACCCTGGAGCCGTTCCCAGGTCGGCGCGGTCGGCGCGGTCGGTGCGGTCGTGTGAGCGGCAGCTGACATCGCGGGCAGCAGCGATGCCGCCACGGCGATGGTGAGTGCGGCGCCGAAGATTCTGCGCATGGATCCCCCAATCCTGAAACGAACTCTCCAGAGCCTACGTCGGCGTGCGGCCATCCGAACGTCCCCGTTCGGGCCACACGACGCGCGGGGCGCCAATCGGCGCACCGGTACAGTTGTCCCGAACGCACACTGCAAGCTGAGGAGCCCGTCGACCGTGTCTGAAATGCCCGAGAATCCCCCTGCCGTGCTCGAGCCGCACAGGTCCGTGCTCGAGCCGCACAGGGTCGAGACGGCGGCGACGGGATTCGACCTGTTCCCCGATCGCAGTGTCGTCGCCGTGCGCGTGAACGGCGAGCTGCGGGATCTCGCGGCGCAGCTCACCGTCGGCGAGATCGCCGAGCCTGTGCTCGTCGAGTCGCCCGACGGCCTCAGCATCCTGCGCCACTCTGCGGCGCACGTGCTCGCCCAGGCGGTGCAGTCGATCAATCCCTCGGCGAAGCTGGGCATCGGACCTCCCATCACCGACGGCTTCTACTACGACTTCGACGTCGAGACCCCCTTCACCCCGGAGGACGTCAAGGCGGTCGCGAAGGCGATGGATCGCATCATCCGCGCCGGGCAGCGCTTCGTGCGCCGCGTCGTCACCGAGGACGAGGCGCGCTCCGAACTCGCGGGGGAGCCGTACAAGCTCGAGCTCATCGGTCTCAAGGGCGGCGCTGCCGATGGTGCCGATAACGAATCGGTCGAGGTCGGCGGCGCAGAACTCACGATCTACGACAACATCGACCCGAAGACGGGCGAGACGGTGTGGAAGGATCTCTGTCGCGGACCGCACCTGCCGAGCACCCGCACGATCGGCAACGGCTACGCCCTCATGCGCACCGCAGCCGCGTATTGGCGCGGCTCGGAGAAGAACAAGCAACTCCAGCGCATCTACGGCACCGCGTGGGCGACCAAGGACGACCTTCGCGCGTATCAGGGGCGCCTCGAGGAGGCCGCGAAGCGAGACCACCGCAAGCTCGGACAGGAGCTGGACCTCTTCTCCTTCCCGGACGAGATCGGATCCGGGCTGGCCGTATTCCATCCCAAGGGTGGCATCATCCGCCGCGAGATGGAGGACTACTCGCGCCGCAAGCATGAGGACGCCGGCTACGACTTCGTCTATACCCCGCACATCACCAAGGCGAACCTGTTCGAGACGTCCGGCCACCTCGGCTGGTACGCCGACGGAATGTTCCCGCCGATGCACCTCGACGAGGGGCGCAACGAGGAGGGTGAGATCACCCGGCAGGGCGCCGACTACTACCTCAAGCCCATGAACTGCCCGTTCCACATCCTCATTTACCGCTCGAGCGGTCGCTCGTACCGCGACCTGCCGCTGCGGCTGTTCGAGTTCGGCACCGTCTACCGCAACGAGAAATCCGGCGTCGTGCACGGACTCACTCGGGTTCGCGGGCTGACGATGGACGACGCCCACATCTTCACGACCAGGGAGTCGATGAAGGCGGAACTCACGAGCACGCTGAACTTCGTGCTCGCGCTGCTGCGCGACTACGGTCTCACCGACTTCTACCTCGAACTCTCGACCAAGGATCCGGAGAAGTCTGTCGGCGACGACGACATCTGGGTGGAGGCGACAGCGACGCTTGCCGAGGTCGCCGCCGAGTCCGGCCTTGAACTTGTGCCCGACCCGGGCGGCGCCGCGTTCTACGGCCCCAAGATCTCGGTGCAGGCGCGCGACGCGATCGGCCGCACCTGGCAAATGTCGACCGTGCAGCTCGACTTCAACCTGCCCGAGAGGTTCGACCTCGAGTACACGGCCGCCGACGGAACCCGGAAGCGTCCGGTCATGATCCACCGCGCGCTGTTCGGCTCGATCGAGAGGTTCTTCGGGGTGCTCACCGAGCACTACGCCGGCGCCTTCCCCGTCTGGCTTGCGCCCGTTCAGGTCGTCGGCATCCCTGTCGCGGAGGAATACGGCGACTATCTCGACGAGGTCATCTCGAAGCTCAAGGCGAAGCGGGTTCGGGCTGAGGTCGATCACTCGAGCGACCGGATGCCGAAGAAGATCCGCACCCACACGAAGGCCAAGGTGCCGTTCCAGCTGATCGCGGGCGAAGAGGACCGCGCCGCAGGAGCCGTCAGCTTCCGCTATCGCGACGGCACCCAGGAGAACGGGGTTCCCGTCGACGAGGCGATCCGCCGGATCACTGAGGCGATCGACTCGAAGGCGCAGGTCTGAGCGATGACGATCGACGACTCCGAATTGCACGGGATCACCATCGACGGCTCGTATGAGCTCGCCGGGGTGCCCGACGAGTTCCAGCGCCTGTGGACCCCGCACCGCATGGTGTACATGCAGAACGGCCAGCAGCCACCGGAGCACGAGTGCCCGTTCTGCATCGCCCCGCGGATGGACGACGAAAAGGCCCTGATCGTGGCTCGCGGCACCCACGCCTACGTGCTCCTCAACCTGTTCCCCTACAACAGCGGACACCTGCTGGTCTGCCCCTACCGCCACGTTGCCCTGTACGACGAGGCGACAGCGGAGGAGACCGCGGAGATCGCGGCTCTGACCCAAACGGCCATGCGGGTCATCAAGAAGGTCTCGCGCAACGAGGGCTTCAACATCGGCATGAACCAGGGAAGGATCGCGGGAGCCGGCATCGCCGACCACCTGCACCAGCACATCGTTCCGCGCTGGGCCCTCGACTCGAACTTCTTCCCCATCATCGCCAAGACCAAAGCACTGCCTCAGCTTCTCGGCGACGTGCGGCGATCCATCGCCGAGGCCTGGCCGACCGAATCCACAGAATCCGCGGAGTAGAGTACACACACAATGAACGACACAAATTCGAACGAACAAGTCGGCACGAGCCGAGTCAAGCGCGGCCTCGCCGAAATGCTCAAGGGCGGCGTCATCATGGACGTCGTTAACGCCGATCAGGCACGTATTGCCGAGGACTCCGGGGCCGTCGCCGTTATGGCCCTGGAGCGCATTCCGGCCGACATCCGCGCCGAGGGCGGCGTCTCTCGCATGAGCGACCCCGACCTCATCGACGGGATCCGCGACGTCGTCTCGATCCCGGTGATGGCGAAGGCGCGCATCGGTCACTTCGTCGAGGCGCAGATCCTGCAGGCCCTCAGCGTCGACTTCATCGACGAGTCAGAGGTGCTGAGCCCCGCCGACTACGTCAACCACATCGACAAGTGGAACTTCACCGTTCCCTTCGTCTGCGGCGCTACCAATCTCGGTGAGGCGCTGCGACGCATCAATGAGGGTGCCGCGATGATCCGCTCGAAGGGCGAGGCCGGAACCGGCGACGTCTCCGAGGCGACCAAGCACATCCGCACCGTCAACCGGGAGATCGCGCGCCTCAGCTCGATGACCCGAGATGAACTGTACGTCGCCGCGAAGGAGCTGCAGGCACCGTACGACCTGGTCGTCGAGGTCGCCCGCACGGGCAAGCTCCCCGTCGTAATGTTCACCGCCGGAGGCGTGGCCACCCCGGCCGACGCCGCGATGATGATGCAGCTCGGCGCTGACGGTGTCTTCGTGGGATCGGGCATCTTCAAGTCCGGCAACCCCGTCGCCCGCGCGGCCGCGATCGTCAAGGCGACCACGTTCTTCGACGACCCCGCCGTCATCGCCGAGGCATCGCGCGGACTGGGCGAGGCGATCGTCGGAATCAATGTCTCCGACCTCCCCGCACCGCACCGCCTCGCCGAACGTGGCTGGTAGGCCCGCTCGAGTCGGGGTACTTGCCCTTCAGGGCGACTTCCGGGAGCACCTCGCGGTGCTCGCTTCTCTTGGCGCCGACGCGCGGCCGGTCCGCCGCGCGTCGGAGCTGGATGAGCTCGACGGTCTCGTGATTCCCGGAGGGGAGTCGACCGTCATGGACAAGCTGTCTCGCGCTTTCGGCATCGCCGGGCCGCTCAAGGCCGCGATCGCGTCAGGGTTGCCGGTCTACGGCACCTGCGCCGGCCTCATCATGCTCGCGGATCGCGTGTCGAATAGGATCGCCGGTCAGCAGACCCTCGGCGGTGTCGACATCACGGTGCAGCGCAACGCGTTCGGGTCTCAGAACGAATCGTTCGAGGTCGACCTCGACATCCCCGAGCTCGGCGCCGTTCCCGTGCACGCGGTCTTCATCCGCGCGCCCGTGATCGACCAGTACGGACCCGCGGTCACGCCGCTCGCCGCGCTGCCCGACGGCCGGGTCGTCGCCGCCAGCCAGGGCAACCTGCTCGTGACCTCATTCCATCCCGAGATCATGGGCGACACCCGCTTCCACGCGTACTTCCTCGCCGGGCTCCACCGGTCCTGACGTTACAGCCCGGCCAGCCGCTGCCCGCTGGGTAGAATGGCAGCATGTCAGGTCACTCCAAGTGGGCAACCACCAAGCACAAGAAGGCGATCATCGATTCGCGTCGCGCGAAGTCGTTCGCGAAGCTCATCAAGAACATCGAGGTCGCGGCGAAAATGGGGGGCGCTGACCTCTCGGGCAATCCGACGCTGGTCGATGCGATCCAGAAGGCGAAGAAGACCTCCGTCCCGATCGACAACATCAACCGCGCCGTCAAGCGCGGGTCCGGGCAGCTCGGCGAGGCCGTCGACTACCAGACCATCATCTATGAGGCCTACGCGCAGGGCGGCGTCGCCCTCCTCGTCGAGTGCCTCACCGACAACCGCAACCGCGCCGCCGCCGACGTGCGCGCGATCATGACCCGTAACGGTGGAACCCTCGCCGACCCGGGCAGCGTCGCCTACAACTTCCACCGCAAGGGTGTGATCGGCGTGCGCAAGACCGACGGCGTCACCGAGGACGACATCCTCGCCGCTGTGCTCGACGCCGGCGTGGAGGAGGTCAACGACCGCGGCGAGGGCTTCGACATCATCACCGAACCGGGCACGCTCGTCGCCGCCCGGACCGCACTGCAGGAGGCCGGAATCGACTACGAATCGGCGGACGTCGAGTTCGTACCGCAGGTTCTCGTCGAGGCCGACGCCGACACCGCGCGCAAGGTGTTCCGGCTCGTCGACGCGCTCGAGGACAACGACGACGTGCAGAACGTGTACGGCAACTACGACGTGCACGCCGATGTGCTCGCCGAACTCGAGAACGACTAGCCAGCTTCGTGACAATTCGGGTGCTCGGCATCGATCCGGGACTCACCCGCTGCGGCGTGGGAATCGTGGATGTCGACGCGAACCGGGTCGCGCGACTTGTCGAGGTGACCGTCATCCGAACCCCATCGGACATGCCGCTCGAACAACGCCTTCTCGCGGTGGGCGCCGGGATCGAGGAGCTCCTCGACCGATTGGCGCCCGATGCGGTGTCGCTCGAGCGGGTCTTCGCGCAGCAGAACCTCAGCACCGTGATGGGCACCGCCCAAGTGAGCGGAGTTGCGCTGCACGCGGCCGCGAAACGCGGGCTCGCCGTCGGGCTGCACACACCGTCGGAGGTCAAGGCCGCCATCACCGGTTACGGCTCGGCCGACAAGAAGCAGGTGCAGGCGATGGTCGCGCGAGTGCTGGGCCTCGCCGAGGCGCCAAAGCCGGCCGACGCTGCTGATGCGCTTGCGATTGCGATCTGCCACGCGTGGAAACGCGGAGGCGCCTCGACACCGATCGCCAATGGGCACACCCCCGCGCAGGATGCATGGCTCGCCGCCGAGCGTGCGGCGGCGAAGCCGGTGGCCAACCGTAGGCTTGCACCATGATCTCCTCTGTGCGCGGCACTGTCATCGCCGTGGCCGGGACCACCGCCATCATCGAGGTCGGGGGAGTGGGCCTTGCCGTCAGCGTGACACCCCAGTTGGTCCTCTCTCTCCGGATCGGAACCGAGGCGCGCCTTCACACCGCGCTCATCGTGCGCGAAGACGACCTCGCCCTGTTCGGGTTCCAGGAGGCGGATGAACTCGCCGTCTTCGACCTGCTTCGCGGGGTGACGGGCGTCGGCCCGAAGTCGGCGATCGGGGTGCTTGCCGCGATCAGCCCCGCCGAAATCGCCACCGCCGTCGCCACCGAGAACGACGGGGCATTCCGCAAGGTCTCCGGGATCGGCCCGAAGACGGCGAAGCTCATAGTGCTGTCGCTCGCCGGCAAGATGCTGCCGTTCGCCGCCACGGCACCGAGCGCGCCGACGAGCGCTAATCCCGTCAGCAAGAATGTGCTCGTCGCTCTCGTCGGGCTGGGCTGGTCGGAGCGGGTCGCCGCGCAGGCCGTCGACGAGGCCGTCGCCGAGGCATCCGCCACGGAGGCCGCGAGCGTGCCCGCCCTGCTGCGAGTCGCTCTCACCCGCCTCGGTCCGCGCCAGGCGAGCGCCGCCCGCAGCGAAGGAGTGCCCTCATGATCGACCCGGCCGACCCGTCGATGGCAATCGTGCGTCCTACCCCGGAATCGGATGCCGAGCTGGCCTTCGAAGGCGCCCTGCGCCCCAAGTCCCTTGCCGAGTTCGTCGGACAGGCGAAGGTGCGCGCGCAACTGCAGCTGCTCCTTCAGGCCGCGACGCTGCAAAACCGCACCCCCGATCACATCCTGCTCGCCGGCCCGCCGGGTCTCGGCAAAACGACGCTCGCGATGATCGTCGCGGAGGAGAGCGGACGGCCCCTGCGGATGTCGAGCGGGCCGGCGATCCAGCACGCCGGCGACCTCGCCGCTGTGCTGTCGTCGCTCGTGCCGGGCGAGATCCTCTTCATCGACGAGATTCACCGCATGGCCAGGCCCGCCGAAGAGATGCTCTATCTCGCGATGGAGGACTTCCGCATCGACATCATGGTCGGCAAGGGGGCGGGGGCGACCTCGATCCCGCTCGACCTGGCGCCGTTCACCCTCGTTGGCGCAACCACGAGATCGGGCCTGCTGCCCAACCCGCTGAGGGACAGGTTCGGGTTCACCGCGCATCTCGAGTTCTACGCCGAATCGGAGCTCGAGCAGGTTCTCGTGCGGGCGGCGGCGCTGCTCGACCTTCCGATCGACCGGTCCGCCCTGGCCGAGATCGCCGGCCGTTGCCGGGGCACCCCGCGCATCGCGAACCGGCTGCTCCGCCGGGTGCGGGACTATGCCCTTGTGTACGGCGGAGGTGCCGGGCTCGGAGCGGTTCATGGCGCACTCGACCTGTACGACGTTGACGAACTCGGGCTCGACCGGCTCGACCGCGAGGTCATGACGACGATCCTCACCCGGTTCGACGGGGGACCCGTCGGCCTCAGCACCCTCGCGGTGTCGGTCGGCGAGGAGGCGGAGACGGTCGAGTCGGTCGTCGAGCCGTTCCTCGTGCGGATCGGCCTGCTGACCCGCACCCCGCGTGGCCGGGTCGCCACGAGGCTGGCATGGAAGCACTTCGGGTTGCAGTCCGCCGCCCCCGGCACGGTGAGCCTCGGCCTCGATATCGATGGCCTATAATTCAAGCTGGCCTTATCGGGCTTTGACCTGGGCTCGTCGCAGCCCGCACATTACACAAGCCGCGGAAGGCTCGTTCATCACATGGACCCCACACTAATTCTTCTCGTTGTCGCGCTTGGCGCCTTCATCGTCTTCCAGGTGTTCCAGGGCAGAAAGCGCAAGCGCGAGACCGAGGAACGCCAGACGAAGTTCGTTCCCGGCGTCGAGGTCATGACGAACTACGGCCTCTACGGCACCATCCTCACGATGGATGAGGAGACCAACGTCGTCGAGATCGAGTCGGCACCCGGAACGGTCCTCAGGATCCACCGCCAGACGATCCTCAAGGTCGCTGACTATGCCGTCGTCGCCGAGCCCGAGGAGGCGACCGACGTACTCGAGAACGATGAGTCGGCCGTCATCGACGAGAACGACGTGGACGGATCACGCGTCGTTGCCCCCGAGTTCGGCGAGCGGGTCGAGCGGGTCGAGCCCGAAGCTACCCCCGCCGATCAGCCCAAGAAGTCGGACGACTAGCACCAAACCTGTTCCGCAGTCCCGCGTGTTCGCGCGGCGGCCCACCTCAAGGATGCGCGAATGACACTCCGTACATCCGAATAGAAAGCTGAGTTCCCGGTGGCAAGATCCACTCCGGCCAAGAAGGCCTGGCGTTCACTGACCTGGCTCCTGGTCCTCATCGCCACACTGACGGCGGTGAACGCCGGGGGTGTGCTCTTCTCCAACGGCTCCTGGACCCCGAAACTGGCGCTCGACCTGGAGGGCGGAACCCAGATCGTGCTCCAGCCGCAGCTCGGCGAGGGCGAGACCGTCTCGGGTGAACAGCTGACTCAGGCCGTGAGCATCATCCGCCAGCGCATCGACGCTGGCGGTGTCTCCGAGGCGGAGATCAGCACCCAGGGCACCCAGAACATCGTCGTGTCGATCCCGGGTGTGCCTGACCAGCAGACGCTCGACCGGATCGAGTCCTCCGCGAAGCTCGAGTTCCGCCCGGTTCTCGTCACCGACGCCGCAGCCACCAGCTCCACCGGGGAGGACGGTGCGGATGCCAGTGCAGCTCCGAGCGACCCGGCCGCGGCGCCGCTCGAGTCGACACCGAGCATTAGCCCGACCGACCCGAGCGACCTCAACTACGTGACCCCGGCGCTACTCGACCAGTTCACGAACTTCAACTGCGACGACGTGGATGCCCTGGGGCTCAACACCGCACCCTCCGACCAGCCCATCGTCACCTGTGACGACACTGATTCGGTCAAGTACATCCTCGGCCCGGTGGAGATCACCGGGGAGAACATCTCCGACGCGAGCGCCGGACTCTCGACGAACAGCCAGGGGGCAACCACCAACGAGTGGGGCGTCAACCTCGAGTTCGACGCCACCGGCACCGAGCAGTTCGCCGCGGTCTCGGAGCGCCTGTTCGCGCTCGAGGGCGCGCGTAACCAGTT comes from the Marisediminicola antarctica genome and includes:
- the ruvA gene encoding Holliday junction branch migration protein RuvA — translated: MISSVRGTVIAVAGTTAIIEVGGVGLAVSVTPQLVLSLRIGTEARLHTALIVREDDLALFGFQEADELAVFDLLRGVTGVGPKSAIGVLAAISPAEIATAVATENDGAFRKVSGIGPKTAKLIVLSLAGKMLPFAATAPSAPTSANPVSKNVLVALVGLGWSERVAAQAVDEAVAEASATEAASVPALLRVALTRLGPRQASAARSEGVPS
- the ruvB gene encoding Holliday junction branch migration DNA helicase RuvB; translation: MIDPADPSMAIVRPTPESDAELAFEGALRPKSLAEFVGQAKVRAQLQLLLQAATLQNRTPDHILLAGPPGLGKTTLAMIVAEESGRPLRMSSGPAIQHAGDLAAVLSSLVPGEILFIDEIHRMARPAEEMLYLAMEDFRIDIMVGKGAGATSIPLDLAPFTLVGATTRSGLLPNPLRDRFGFTAHLEFYAESELEQVLVRAAALLDLPIDRSALAEIAGRCRGTPRIANRLLRRVRDYALVYGGGAGLGAVHGALDLYDVDELGLDRLDREVMTTILTRFDGGPVGLSTLAVSVGEEAETVESVVEPFLVRIGLLTRTPRGRVATRLAWKHFGLQSAAPGTVSLGLDIDGL
- a CDS encoding preprotein translocase subunit YajC; this translates as MDPTLILLVVALGAFIVFQVFQGRKRKRETEERQTKFVPGVEVMTNYGLYGTILTMDEETNVVEIESAPGTVLRIHRQTILKVADYAVVAEPEEATDVLENDESAVIDENDVDGSRVVAPEFGERVERVEPEATPADQPKKSDD